Within Sorghum bicolor cultivar BTx623 chromosome 2, Sorghum_bicolor_NCBIv3, whole genome shotgun sequence, the genomic segment gaaagtgctacagtgtcgattttgcaaaaaaatttggaactaaacaaggcccaatatGTTTGACCAAACATTGCTTCTCCGATTGGCTAATTATTAATGTCTACTCTCACGTACTCCAATTGGTTAGTACTAGTAAAATTTGGCATGGATTGGTGAGCCAAGTTTTAACTACAGGTATCCACACAAAGCTCCTAGATTAAGTCTCTTTTTGTAAACACGTGAGTTACATGGATCCAAATTAAACCATTACGGACAACAATAACAGGAAATTTTAAATAAAGTAGCAACATATAATGAACCTAAGGGGCACttccaatgctagaaactatatgtagtttctatacctattaatttctatagacactatGTATAGAAACAATGCttccaatggatagtttctatacaataatttgttatccaatcatattcattctttctccattctcaaccaatcatatcactttatgtcttggatttcgcgtagacatggtttctaagttagatccagtttctatgatttttgctctctctcttcactaactaccttgccacatcagcaaaatgcttaagtggcaccataattaatgtctatagaaactatggtggtttctgcattgggagtgctctaATAACAATACCAAAGAGGACATCTATAAAAGAGTAAAAAGTCCACTAGTAGTCCTTAAACTTGTTTCAATGTGTCATTTTGGTTCTTAAACTCTCAAAATACTTCTTTAAGTACGTAAATACTATTTTGGTATCATGTTTACATCCATTCAGATAGATAATAAAATCCAAACAATAACAGGTATCTAATAAATGAGCATTTTAAGAGTTTAGATACCAAGATAACATAGTCTAACAAATTTAAAGAACGATAGTGCTCTAGAAAACATATTGGTTGTGATCGGTAGTGCTAGCCATAGCTAGCAGAAGCCATTGCTTCAGAGATACTACCTGCAAATTGTTAGTAAATACTCAGGTTGCAGGCGGGCTTATTCGCGACCGTCCGCTAACTCGCATCGCTTGTCGCAAAGTTTGTTTGCGGGCTTGCGGCCAACCGCTAAGCTATAAACTTCGCGGGTAAATTTTTCGCGGACATAACATATTAGGCTGCTAAACCCGCAAGACCCGCTATACAATAGTGGAGACTACGTGAATATTGTCTCTCTTCACATACATACCGTAAGAATTTAGAATCTATAAGCTAAACATTTATATCCAGTTAATCGACGAGCACAGATGATACAACTTTGCACTAATCATTTTAATTTTCATATCCCAACTATCTATATATTGTACGTTCTCAAATATAACAACATCAAGAAATACATGTATAGAAACAAAGACATATATCATGTAAGAAaagttattattattaaataaagacATAACGTATATAATTACTCTTCACTCTTGCGGGCTCTTGCGGGTTCTTGTGAGGTTGCTCGTTCGTCTAACGGGTTTGGCGGGTTGGCAGTCACTAAGTCACGAAGAAATTGCGGCTAGTCCACGACAGCCGCGAAGCCAAATTTTACTGGGCGAGCGGACGGGCTATGTTAACAACCCGCCCCACCTACAATCTGAGTAAATACCTTTAAGGTCCTATTATGTCAATTGTCGAATCATTGCAAGCGTGCCCTTACCGAATTCCAAAGTCCTCGAGGAGATGCATAAAAAGTAGAGAGAAAAGGTCcgattatatatatttttattcgcTCGAGGTCGTTTTCGTGAGAAAAGATTTTGGCAGGCGGATATCCTCAAGCATTCGATGTCCGCGTCTTTTCCTTGCCGCCACTCCCACTCGAGCTAGCCAGGCAAGCGTGCGAGTATTTCCCCCAACTCCACCCATTATATTTCCCctttttcctctcttttttttcctcaAAAAATCAAAAGGCAGCAtgtatttttaaaaataaaaccaTATAATACTACTACGTACTAATACTCGTccgatctttttctttttgcggGAAGCTGTATATGAAAAATGATCAGCCAGCCATGCAGGAAGTACAAGTATGTATATATAATGGTGGCAAATGATTATGTGAGTTTAATGTTATCTTGATTCGTTTTCGGAAGAGGATTATCTTCGTTTATTCTACTATTGACGAGACAGCCCAACTGGAGGCTGGAGCAGCTAGCGCAATAATCGGTTATATCGATCCTCGATCGGACAGCATATGCATATGCGCGGATCGAGTGGCGATGAAATGATAGACCGACGACCGGTGACATGCATGGCCGTGGAAATTAAAGGAATCATATCCTCCGTGGAGCTAACAGCAATCGAGTGGTGTTTATTTTAGTCCAAAAGGAATTTCAGTTGAAGCTGACAGAGAGAGCAACTCTTATATCTGAGAATAATCTAAGCTAGAGTTCACCGGAACCCTCTCTACTTCCTAACCAAACTACTAGTAATTTTCACGAGATTGGCATGATCATTATTCATACCATAATATGcatggctatatatatatatatatatatatatatatatatatatatatatatatatatatatatatatatatatatatatgataaaaTTATCCGGCCTTTACATTTAGGAATGTACACAGTCAATTATTACAGAGTTttggaaaaaataaaagagaaGTCTTAGTCTTATAGATCGACCAGGACAATAAATATGCTTTCATCCtttattagagcatctccaaccattatgcattttaggcaaattgcaaacccccaaatgaaaatggcaaggctaaaatcgggtgatctccaaccgttatgcaaaatgtcaagtccatcatcttttttttctcggaaattttgtttcgcggcactccttcccgcgcggccaatagatcccgcgccaaacagcccGCCGTCGTCTCCCGTTCACCAATTCCTGCGCCAAACAGTCGTGCGGTACCGATCGTGAGCCGCGCCAAAACCCTAGATATCGCATTGATGAAGAAGGCGTACCTGGCTGGCGTTGATGAGGAAGGCGTCGTAGATTCGTCCTATCGCGCGCTGCGTCGTCCTATTGTGCGCTGCTTCGTCCAAACACGCGCGCGAAGCTGGCGAAGGAGGACGCGCGATGCTTCTCCTATCGCGCGAAATGGTGGCAGCGCGAAGGGAAACCGCGCGAAGGGAAGAAAAAAGCCCGCGAGGTGGAACCGAGAATCTCGTGATCTCTATTTGCATAGCCGGACTCCTTTgacatatatgccaagtttccccctccaaatgcatagctatgtaaaatgcaaagtccaaatgcataacgattggagggttttttttttttgaagttttATGCATTTTGGTAAATACCAAGTCCATTTacataatggttggagttgctcttagatatatatgtatgtgtgtATGTATGAATGTATGGATCATCACCGGTTCCATGAAATTTTTGTTAGCACCACGATGGATTGGTTCACTGGTAACTAGATTCAGAGTAGCAAGGTACAAGACCTCAGGAAAGAGGGAGGTCAGAACAGCAGGAGAAGagtctagaagactctagaagggaCCTGGATACAGGAGAGGGAGAGGTAACTGGGGAAGGAAGATGAACAGTAGACttgagagatgagaggagagttcTCTGAATAATTGTTCCCTGGCCTCCTGAACCTCCGCTTGTCTTCTCCTCTTTGTAATCTTTGTCTCTTCCAGTAAGGACTGAACTGGGCTCAAGGCCAAGCTCATGCGGTGACGAGTTGACGACCCAGCCATAGCTGATTCCTAACAATTTTATTCCCAAAATTAAGGCGAAGAGTACATTTGAGTGGGCACGTAGCAGGTCGACCACACGGAGCTACCTATTAGCTCCCCGTGCGCGCGCCAGTGATCACGGCGAGTGCTCGATCGATCAGCACAGGCTTGAAGCAATCAACCTCAGCTGGAACGCCAATGCAATGGACGCGGCCATACGGATTTGTGATCCCTGATCCGTGACTATTGTGCGCGGGCGACCGCGAACAGACTCAACAGCTGTAGTGAACTAGTGATCGATCCATCGTCGGCGATGAGCGATCACTATAATATCCAAGCTGATATGATATTATAATTTTTATTATTCATGCATGGAATCGTGATTTGTGACGGGTGGATTGGACGATCCGTGATGCACGCACGGATATATGATTTAGTATTCGAAACGGAATTATCGTCTGATCTACTCCATCCATCTATCTGGAgcggatcatcatcatcatgcagggcagggcagggcagggcaggggcCGCACATGCGCAGATGCGCTCAATGGCCTGATTTGGCACGAAACGCAAGTTCGCTGCACCTCGTGGCCCCTGATCGGCGAAGAAGGGCTCGTGTACGTTGACTTCGATCTCTCGCCCGCCGCGTCCCGTCCCTCTAGCTCCCTGCCCTATGCTATGCACGCATATGGTCCCTCTCGCCGTGTATGGCGCGCTTTGAcattttcccccttaatttctTGAAAGAACGGGCAACAATTGTACtgcatgcatttttttttttgaaaacaaacaaacaaacaaacaaagagGTTCTAGTTATTCACGGTGCTGGAGATTGctgttttttttagaactaCAATATAGCACGCACGCTCACTCACTGTTTCCAAGAATAATTTGTCGACGATGAAATAAACCAAGACCCATGATGCATAATTTCATTTTACATTTTCATAGGCATCTGTATTTGAATATCGCAGAGTGTTATGAAATAAAATGCTCCCAATAGTGTTTCACTCAATTTCCAACTAGTTGAGATAAAACAAGACgctcttagggcactcacaatgcagactctatcatagagtctaaaattatttattacctcaaacaatgtggacttagagtctaaataagacataGAGTCATATTTTTTCTACatcttttttcaataaatatgctgccacatcagcaaaataccataaataatatgtaattaattgtcttggactctgtgatagagtcttgtattgtgagtgtctaagagcactcacaatgcagactctatcatagagtctaaaattatttattaccttgaacaatgtggacttagagtctaaataagacttagagtcttattCTTTATAcctttttcttcaataaatatgctgtcacattagcaaaataccataaataatatgtaattaattgtcttagactttgtgatagagtcttgcagatgcagactttatcataaagtctaaagttatttattacctcaaacaatgtggacttacagtctaaataaaacttggagtcttattttttctactttttcttcaataaatatgctgccacatcagcaaaatatcataaataatatgtaattaattgttttaGACTCTgtgttgtgagtgccctaaacaTATACTACTGTCTTAGAAAGAATCTGGCGGGATAAATAACTGTTCTTACGTCATTGCACTAAGCACTAAGCAGCAAAGCAgtccaatatatatatatatatatatatatatgccctttttttttcttccgcATGCTGTAACTCTTCAGGTGCATGCCCCACCTTATTCTCCCCCAAAGCAAGCCATGTTGGACTTGCATTGCATCCCGAATGAATCCCAGTCGTACCTTCATCTTAAAGCTGGCAACTCATCACCGCTAGTAAATTGATCCACAACATGTTATAACGATTTCCAAGGATCACTAGCAGAGTGGCTTGCAAATGAACCAAGAAGGGATCACTCGAAATATATAGAGATGGAGCGTATCTACTCCTGTGGGTCACACACTCCCTCCTGGTCCCCACGCAGCAAAGAATTCTTTGTATCGATGTACTCCAAAAACAATTCGTCTGAGAAAGCAGCGGTACTGAAATCCCTCGGAAATCGTAGAGTTCGGAATAATTTGGCGTACGAGTTGGCTCAGTTAGCTATTAGGTCCAAGGAGTGTTaaacttttctttttttgcttATTTCCCCGAGTGGGTTAAACCACTCTTTTGTAAAAACGTCACTTAATCTTTAATAAATTCTCTTTTTCGCGAAATCCCTTGGAAATTTCTTGGCAGTCGCCCGATCGAAAAAGATTTAACTGCATGCGATACACAATATACtaataacatatatatacacgtTTGTGAATTTTTCCTTGTGGCCGATCGAGCTAGATGGTTAATCCCGACATCCCGTACGTCACTAGCACAGTGGCCGGGGGCACAGAAGTCTTGCATGCATGTGTTACATACTAGCTTGTTGGACCCGGTAGTAGTGACATATAGTGATACATACAGCTCCTCTACTGCATAGGAGTATATACACAGTACACTTGTGACTTGTgcttccattccattccatgtGGCTGGCACACACAGGGCAATATGCATCTGGCGGCGCTTCAACTTGGGAAATTAATGGGAAGGGGAACGAACGTAGTACGTGCGGTAGCTGTGCATGCTGTCCAAGCAAGAATGCGGCCGGTATGTTCCAACGGACCAAAGTGCTCCACCACAAGAGGACCACACAGCCACAACGGAGACggacggccggccggcgacCGGCCAGAAAAGGTTCAGAGAATGAATGCGAAACATATTGCAGGTCTACCCGATAAAACCACGCACTGCCAATGCAATGATCCATATGCGCTTTTCGTACGTGCGTCGTGCGCAGCGATATATATACGTAGTATAATCTAACCAACCGGACCGACCTGTGAGCGAAGTCACTGCACGCATGCACTTGGCGATCGATCGATAGATGGAGCAGCCGCCGCAGCACTTGCTGTCCTTGTCCTTGTCTTCGATTTCTTTATCATGCATGGGCAAAAGCAGGGCCGCCTGATCTCCAAATGTATGATCATCACTTCATGAATTCAGCAGCACTTGCACGTAGTGCTCGACTAAAACTGATCGACAGATTTATCAGAGCTCGGAATGATAACGACGTGGACCAGTGGAGCGGCGGCGGACCGCTGGGCGCCACCACTGAACCTTTTGGTTTCTTTTACAGATCATCCGTGCGAGTTGCGGGCAGTTTTGCCCGCCGGCCGCCACCCATGCATGGCTGCGCATGGTGCATGACATGAGCGCATATCAACAGCGACAGTCACTAGCGAGAGTGCGAGACGATAAGAATTCCCCCCATATGCTCCTGCTTTCGCATTCTACGCTATTATTTGGTTCTTTTATTAGTTCTTCGGATCAGAGGGGGTGCTATATATACTGCTAAGTGTAAGTGCTAACTACGCTCAGTACTAATTCAACAGTACTTTTCAGCAAAAAAACAATGTTAATATTTTTTCACTCAGAATAAATTAGCATCAGCataagttattttttttattcattAAAGGTCCACTAAGGACGCGTTTTTTTTAGCTGCCGCTTTTGGTTGTTTgacttaaggtcttgtttagttccgatttttttttaaaaaaatttcggtactgtagcattttcgtttttatttgacaaatattatccaatcatgaactaactagactcaaaagattcatctcatgattttacaggtaaactgtgtaattagtttttgttttcatctatatttaatactccatgcatgtgccgcaagattcgatatgacagggaatcttgaaaagtttttggtttttgggtgaactaaacaaggccttagaatagTTGCCTAAGAGCCATCCCAAATCTTTACATCCAAAAAACTTTTGGCGGTAAACTTTACATTCCAAATAAGTGTTTATATGTTTTCCAAATTTTTTACTCCCGTACCCAACCTCTCGTTTCCTTTGACCATTGGCGGACtcaaggggaggggagggggggggggctgcagcccccctcttgggctcaaaaaatATTTAACAGATTTTCTTTTTAGTAAAAGACTTCATGTATTTagtatttttctatgtttattctATGAATCTTTGCTTTTGAGCACTTTATAAATCAATATTAAATTATCAATTTTAGCTATATTTATTAGTTCCTCTCTTGGTCCGTTTCTGGGTCCGCCACGgcctttgaccaaatttctgttCCCTTCTCCACCACCGGCCCCAACTCTCCAATCCTCTAAGCAGGAACTTGTTCAGCTTCTGGGGCTTAAAGTTCCTGCTTTCACATTCAGTGTCGTGTCTTGGAAATTGAAAGGTGAAATCTCATATTGAGACGAGCCTAAAATTGCTCAATGTCTTTACATCTGTAGTTATGTCCTTCCTCATAATCATTAGTCTTAATGAAAGATGTGCCCAGTCAGTAGTCCGGCAAAGCGATGTTGAGGGCGATGGACACAGCAAATGTGACCGTGATGAGCACCGCAAACAAAGGGCGCATCAGATTTTTGAAGAGAAAGCTCGTGATGAAAAGCCAGAAGAACTCTTCCAAGCTCGCGGGACGCCGGTGCACATTGATGAGCCCTCTCCATCCGGCTCGTCGCCAGATGGCTTTCCCGAGGTAGAAGGGCGCCCAGATGCCCGGGAAGCAGAGGAGCACCGCGGCCAGCGCGAGCACGTACACCAGGGTTACCAGCCACCGGTTGTCCTCGCCGAGAACGACGTGGATCCCGAACGCGAACGCGGCGACCATGAGCTGCGCGCCGGGCGGCAGGAGCCCCGACGCCGACTACTGGTAGAGGCGGCGCTGGCCTCGTGGGACCTGCCCCGCGCCGCCGTAGACGAGGAAGCATGTGGCGACGATGGAGCAGAGGAACGCCATGGTGTCCGACGCCACGAACGCCCGGAACGCCAACCGCCTGGCCAGCACGGCCGTGCCCGCACGCGGGTGGTCGTCCGCGACGTAGCCCCCCGGCACGGTGAACGCGGCCGCGAACGTGACGGTGGCGATCAGCACGGACGCGATCGTTGCGGTCGCCGTGATGCCGTCGATGTCCTTGGGGTCCTCGTCCATAGCCGGCGTTGTGGTCGTACTCATCCTGCTGTGCAGACGGACATGATCCTCTCCTGTGACCGGTGCTCTTGTCCAGTACAAACAGTTCTTCACTACGGCTCGAGGATTCTGTACACCAAACATCACAAGACGATCAGATGATCAATGGAGTCATGGAGAGTGTGTGACATTCTTGGAAACAGATAGTGTTATTCATTAATTACCAGGAAATAGTGTAAACCAGGCTCCAAATGACTGTAAGCAAGATCTGCAGGCGTTAGACCATCCACGTTGGTAATGCCTACCTCCACGCTCATGGTCTGCAGCAGAAAACTGACCATCCTTGGATGCCCATACTTGACGGCCAAATGGAGCGGGGTGTTTCCTTCGTAATCCATGGCATTCAGCAGGATAGCAAACATGCCATCTCGGCAAATGAATCGAACCACACCTTCCTGATTATGCTCAATTGCACAGTGCAAGAAATTCCTTCGCCGGCGATCTACAAATTCTGCAAAGTCAGGGCATCTCTCTACAAGCTCAACGATGTTCCTAACGTTCCCCATCATGGCGGCGACATGCACTGGAAACAAACCTTCGTTGTCGGAGACACGCGCTAGTGAAGCTTCTGCACTTAGGAGCAGCGAGACGACGCCGTGTTGCCTGTGCGACAGCAGCGCATAGTGGAGAGGAGTTTTCCCCGATAAATCAGCTCTGGGCAGCAATGCCAGACCCTGTTCTGATTCCAGGATTTCTTGAACGATTTCTAGTTGAAGATTGCCAGTTGGTGGTCAACCAAGATTGCAGAATTGCTACGGGGATATGATATGCATGCATCCAGCAAGTTGTTTGCCATACCTTTGCTTTTGGACGCCGCGGCAGGCAAAGCAGTCCGTCCCTCTGGTCCGGCAAACGATGCCAGCGACGGTGTCCCGTCAGGCGCCGGACGAAGCAGCGCGCGGACCATCTCCACGGAGCCGGTCATCGCCGCCAGATACAGCGGCGAGACGCCGCCGTCCGTCGTCATCGCGGCCAGCTCGGGAGCCTCCGTCGCCAGCAGGACCACTGTCTCCGCGTGGCCGTTCCGGACGGCCTCGTACAGCGCCGTGGCGCCCAGCCCGTTCCTCGCCCGCAACGCGTCGGCGCTTGCTCCGCCCGCGCGCATCGCCGACAGGAGGCAGGCCGCCACCTCGCGGTGCCCGGCCATTGCCGCGCGGTGCAGCGGCGTGTCGAGGCCCCCGTCGCGCGTGGCGACGAGCGAGGGCGCCAGCTCGCAGACGCGCCTCGCGAGCCCCGCGTGCCCGCGGCTGGCGACCAGGTGGAGCGCCGTGCTCCCGCTGCGCGTCACGCCGAGGAGGCCGCTTGCTGCCTCCCTCTGCCGCGGCGACGGCAGTGGCGCCTCTGCTCCAGTCGTCGCCGCTCCCAGCTGGACGTTTACCGCCACTCCGCCGTCCGTTCGCGAGTGGCCATCGTTTTCTCGGGCCAATAGCTCCTCCACGCGGGCCTCGTCGCCCTTAGGTCAGCGCGCGCAACAGTTCAGAGTCGAGGCCGTTGTGAGATCCCGCCATGATTGGATCTGCAAGTTTCCCCTGCAACATAGGCCTtgtagttcacccaaaaacaaaaaagttttcaaaattttttgtcacatcgaatcttgacatatgtatgaagtattaaatataaacgaaaataaaaactaattatacagtttgtaaatcacgagacaaatcatttgacactaattagtttatgattggataatatttgccataaataaatgaaagtgctacattagCGATCGTGTGCCTGCAACTTGTATTGTACTGTTGCtgttctttttttatatataaattgtaTTGTTGCTGTCTTTGTTTTGTTGGAATTCcttgttttgtttgatacttTGATGATTGACGGAGACAGATTTCGGGCGTTCAGGGACACGGACATGGTCATCCCCAGATTCCAATGCAGGGACTATGGGCTGAGCAGCCCATCCGTTcgaaattaggccttgtttagggccTTTAGGGAGCTTTTTACCTGTATGTCATTACGAAAGATTGACCAAACCACCATgccactaaaaagttgtttcgcaccgcTGTGCCTAACTTCATCTTCAACTATACCCGTGTGTCATTCTGTCTCTATTCCGTTCGTTCAGGGACGCGAGCGGCAGCTACCTCCCCGACATGACGCCGCATCTGGAGCGCTCCCGCATCTGTCCGCCGCCGTCCTGTGCCGGCTTGGGCTCGGCCTCCGCCGCCTCTCCGTTCGCCGCCGTCCTGTGCCGGCTTGGGCTCGGCCTCCGCCGCCTCTCCGTTCGCCGCCGTCCTGTGCCGGCTTGGGCTCGGTCTCCGCCGCCTCTCCACACTCCCCGAGTTCCCTGTGGCCGTGGCCGCGGCCGGGGCGCCGCATCCACAGCACCCAACCTCCCGACCTGGCGCTCCGCCCGTCCTCCATCTGGCACTTGACGACGTCGTAGGAGGCGAGGAGGCGGAGCATCCGGTCCACCATGTCCGCCGCGCCGGGGTTGGTCGGCGCCA encodes:
- the LOC8084067 gene encoding protein ACCELERATED CELL DEATH 6 isoform X2, with translation MAGHREVAACLLSAMRAGGASADALRARNGLGATALYEAVRNGHAETVVLLATEAPELAAMTTDGGVSPLYLAAMTGSVEMVRALLRPAPDGTPSLASFAGPEGRTALPAAASKSKEIVQEILESEQGLALLPRADLSGKTPLHYALLSHRQHGVVSLLLSAEASLARVSDNEEFVDRRRRNFLHCAIEHNQEGVVRFICRDGMFAILLNAMDYEGNTPLHLAVKYGHPRMVSFLLQTMSVEVGITNVDGLTPADLAYSHLEPGLHYFLNPRAVVKNCLYWTRAPVTGEDHVRLHSRMSTTTTPAMDEDPKDIDGITATATIASVLIATVTFAAAFTVPGGYVADDHPRAGTAVLARRLAFRAFVASDTMAFLCSIVATCFLVYGGAGQVPRGQRRLYQ
- the LOC8084067 gene encoding protein ACCELERATED CELL DEATH 6 isoform X1, producing the protein MAGHREVAACLLSAMRAGGASADALRARNGLGATALYEAVRNGHAETVVLLATEAPELAAMTTDGGVSPLYLAAMTGSVEMVRALLRPAPDGTPSLASFAGPEGRTALPAAASKSKEIVQEILESEQGLALLPRADLSGKTPLHYALLSHRQHGVVSLLLSAEASLARVSDNEGLFPVHVAAMMGNVRNIVELVERCPDFAEFVDRRRRNFLHCAIEHNQEGVVRFICRDGMFAILLNAMDYEGNTPLHLAVKYGHPRMVSFLLQTMSVEVGITNVDGLTPADLAYSHLEPGLHYFLNPRAVVKNCLYWTRAPVTGEDHVRLHSRMSTTTTPAMDEDPKDIDGITATATIASVLIATVTFAAAFTVPGGYVADDHPRAGTAVLARRLAFRAFVASDTMAFLCSIVATCFLVYGGAGQVPRGQRRLYQ
- the LOC8084067 gene encoding protein ACCELERATED CELL DEATH 6 isoform X3, whose product is MAGHREVAACLLSAMRAGGASADALRARNGLGATALYEAVRNGHAETVVLLATEAPELAAMTTDGGVSPLYLAAMTGSVEMVRALLRPAPDGTPSLASFAGPEGRTALPAAASKSKEIVQEILESEQGLALLPRADLSGKTPLHYALLSHRQHGVVSLLLSAEASLARVSDNEDRRRRNFLHCAIEHNQEGVVRFICRDGMFAILLNAMDYEGNTPLHLAVKYGHPRMVSFLLQTMSVEVGITNVDGLTPADLAYSHLEPGLHYFLNPRAVVKNCLYWTRAPVTGEDHVRLHSRMSTTTTPAMDEDPKDIDGITATATIASVLIATVTFAAAFTVPGGYVADDHPRAGTAVLARRLAFRAFVASDTMAFLCSIVATCFLVYGGAGQVPRGQRRLYQ